In Bordetella holmesii ATCC 51541, the following proteins share a genomic window:
- a CDS encoding ABC transporter family protein, with the protein MSTTTRDQQIGDVLLNMQNISLSFGGVKALTDISFDVREHEVRAIIGPNGAGKSSMLNVINGVYTPQQGSITLRGERFSRMNPRRAAEMGIARTFQNLALFKGMSVLDNIMAGRNLRMKCGLLSQALRLGPAEREEIEHRKFVENIIDFLEIQAYRKVPVGRLPYGLQKPVDLGRALAMEPRLLLLDEPMAGMNIGEKQDMSRFILDVNDEFGTTIVLIEHDMGVVMDISDRVVVLDYGKKIGDGTPEQVRGNPDVIRAYLGVDHGSTDGIRHGILSRNLSGRTDERHDVFAHRPGLCAHLQSIGRLQLRPGRHGPGGCAIDGAIFRVAAALAGL; encoded by the coding sequence ATGAGCACCACTACCCGCGACCAGCAGATAGGCGACGTCTTGCTGAACATGCAGAACATCTCGCTTTCATTCGGCGGCGTCAAGGCGCTCACGGACATCTCTTTTGACGTGCGAGAGCACGAGGTACGCGCCATCATCGGGCCGAATGGCGCCGGTAAGAGCTCTATGCTCAACGTGATCAACGGTGTCTACACACCCCAGCAGGGCAGCATAACGTTGCGCGGCGAACGCTTCTCTCGCATGAACCCGCGCCGCGCCGCCGAGATGGGCATTGCACGGACGTTTCAGAATCTCGCGCTCTTCAAGGGCATGAGCGTGCTGGATAACATCATGGCCGGTCGCAACCTGCGCATGAAATGCGGCCTGTTATCCCAGGCGCTGCGGCTTGGGCCTGCCGAACGCGAAGAGATCGAGCACAGAAAGTTCGTCGAGAACATCATCGATTTTCTGGAGATCCAGGCCTATCGCAAGGTACCCGTGGGCCGCCTGCCCTATGGTTTGCAGAAGCCAGTGGACCTGGGCCGTGCGCTGGCCATGGAGCCGCGCCTGCTCCTGCTCGACGAGCCCATGGCAGGCATGAATATCGGAGAGAAGCAGGACATGAGCCGCTTCATCCTCGATGTCAACGATGAATTCGGCACCACCATCGTTCTGATCGAACATGACATGGGCGTGGTGATGGATATTTCCGATCGGGTGGTCGTCCTGGACTACGGCAAGAAGATCGGTGATGGCACACCCGAGCAAGTGCGGGGTAATCCTGATGTGATCCGCGCCTATCTCGGCGTGGATCACGGCTCAACGGACGGGATACGACATGGGATTCTTTCTCGAAACCTTTCTGGGCGGACTGATGAGCGGCATGATGTATTCGCTCATCGGCCTGGGCTTTGTGCTCATCTTCAAAGCATCGGGCGTCTTCAACTTCGCCCAGGGCGCCATGGTCCTGGTGGCTGCGCTATCGATGGTGCGATTTTCCGAGTGGCTGCCGCGCTGGCTGGGCTTTGA
- a CDS encoding branched-chain amino acid transport system / permease component family protein: MVRFSEWLPRWLGFDNLLLANVLAFIVSAAIMFLLAVVIERFVLRHLVNQDLTTLLMATLGISYFLDGLGQITFGSSVYSINVGMPKEPWLVLDSVFEGGVLINLEDLTAALIAALLVAALALFFQFTSTGRALRAVADDHQAAQSIGIPLNRIWVIVWSVAGLVALVAGIIWGSKFGVQFTLSTAALRALPVVILGGLTSVPGAILGGLIIGVGEKLSEVYLGSLVGGGIEIWFAYVLALVFLLFRPQGLFGEKIIDRV, translated from the coding sequence ATGGTGCGATTTTCCGAGTGGCTGCCGCGCTGGCTGGGCTTTGACAACCTCTTGCTGGCCAATGTGCTGGCCTTCATCGTCAGCGCCGCCATCATGTTCTTGCTGGCCGTGGTGATCGAGCGTTTCGTGCTGCGACACCTCGTCAACCAAGACCTGACCACCTTGCTCATGGCCACGCTTGGCATCAGCTATTTTCTCGACGGTCTCGGACAGATCACGTTTGGCAGTTCGGTCTACTCCATCAATGTAGGCATGCCCAAGGAGCCGTGGCTCGTACTGGACTCGGTCTTCGAAGGAGGCGTGCTGATCAATCTCGAAGATCTGACTGCCGCGCTCATCGCCGCGCTGCTGGTGGCGGCCCTGGCGTTGTTTTTCCAGTTCACCTCCACCGGCCGGGCACTGCGCGCGGTCGCCGATGATCACCAGGCCGCGCAATCCATCGGCATTCCGCTCAACCGCATCTGGGTGATCGTCTGGAGTGTGGCCGGCCTGGTGGCGCTGGTGGCCGGCATCATCTGGGGGTCGAAATTCGGCGTGCAGTTCACACTGTCGACGGCCGCCTTACGTGCCTTGCCCGTTGTCATCCTGGGCGGGTTGACTTCGGTTCCGGGCGCCATTCTGGGCGGCTTGATCATCGGTGTGGGTGAAAAATTGTCGGAGGTCTATCTGGGCTCGCTGGTCGGCGGAGGCATAGAAATCTGGTTCGCCTACGTGTTGGCATTGGTCTTCCTGCTGTTCCGTCCGCAAGGATTGTTCGGCGAAAAAATCATCGACCGGGTCTAG
- a CDS encoding branched-chain amino acid transport system / permease component family protein, translating to MFYRENGQFKTSYRADQQIFPIRQDRIFFGLLMAVAFVAVPLLVSDYLMRAILIPFLILALAAVGLNILVGYCGQISLGTGAFMAVGAYAAWNIGVRFPGSPLLLQILIGGGFATLVGVIFGIPSLRIRGLYLAVATLAAQFFVDWAFLRIPFFTNYSASGSVSVPPLTVFGMPVQSALQKYLFVLILVVVFTLLAKNLVRGAIGRQWMAIRDMDVAAAVIGIRPMYAKLSAFAVSSFIVGVAGALWGYIHLGSWEPLAFDLGRSFQLLFMIIIGGLGSILGSFFGAAFIVLVPVALTNIPHILGLSLSVDTAAHVEHMVFGALIVFFLIAEPHGLARLWSIGKEKLRIWPFPH from the coding sequence ATGTTCTACCGCGAAAACGGCCAGTTCAAGACCAGCTATCGCGCCGATCAGCAGATATTCCCCATTCGGCAGGACCGTATCTTCTTCGGGCTGCTGATGGCCGTCGCCTTCGTGGCGGTACCGCTGCTGGTCAGCGACTATCTGATGCGCGCCATCCTGATCCCCTTTCTCATCCTCGCCTTGGCAGCAGTCGGCCTGAACATCCTGGTGGGTTACTGCGGCCAGATCTCCCTGGGCACAGGGGCCTTCATGGCCGTAGGCGCCTACGCCGCCTGGAACATCGGCGTGCGCTTTCCCGGTTCCCCGCTGCTGTTGCAGATTCTGATCGGCGGCGGCTTTGCCACACTGGTGGGCGTGATTTTCGGCATCCCCAGCCTGCGCATCCGGGGCCTTTACCTGGCCGTGGCCACGCTGGCGGCGCAGTTCTTCGTGGACTGGGCATTCCTGCGGATTCCCTTTTTCACCAACTACTCGGCCTCGGGAAGCGTCTCCGTGCCGCCGCTGACAGTTTTTGGGATGCCTGTACAAAGCGCGCTGCAGAAATACCTCTTCGTACTCATATTGGTCGTGGTGTTCACACTTTTGGCCAAGAATCTCGTGCGTGGCGCCATCGGCCGCCAATGGATGGCCATCCGCGACATGGACGTGGCCGCCGCGGTCATTGGCATACGGCCCATGTACGCCAAACTGTCGGCCTTCGCGGTCAGTTCCTTCATCGTCGGTGTGGCCGGCGCGCTCTGGGGATACATCCATCTGGGTTCCTGGGAGCCTCTGGCCTTCGACCTGGGCCGTTCCTTCCAGTTGCTGTTCATGATCATCATCGGCGGGCTTGGCTCGATTCTGGGCAGCTTCTTCGGAGCGGCCTTCATCGTGCTCGTACCCGTGGCGTTGACCAACATCCCTCATATTCTTGGCCTGTCACTGTCAGTGGATACGGCAGCACACGTCGAGCACATGGTGTTCGGCGCGCTGATCGTGTTCTTCCTGATTGCCGAACCCCACGGCCTGGCGCGCCTGTGGAGCATAGGCAAGGAGAAACTTCGCATCTGGCCGTTCCCGCATTGA
- a CDS encoding periplasmic binding family protein: MKRLNLKLAAALMAATGALSAIATPAAAAEEQFVPLLVYRTSSFAPLGIPWADGKLDYLKLINERDGGVNGVKIAYEECETAYATDRGVECYERLKNKGTGASGFDSQSTGITFAVTDKAMVDKVPVETVGYGLSQSVDGSVFEWNFPLLGTYWTAADVMIQDIAKKEGGMDKLKGKKIALVYHDSPYGKEPISVLQKRAAKEGFELLLYPVTAPGVEQKSTWLQIRQQRPAYVLLWSAGIMTPTAIREAQASGYPRDKMYAIWWAGSEGDVKDLGDVAKGYNAITIHNSAGSGKVYDDLKKYVYDKGQGADKSGNTTLGTIAHTRGMIISMLQVEAIRAAQEKFGKGKALTPEQVRWGFEHLNLTQDRLNELGFGEIMRPVKTSCSNHMGDDWARIVQWDGKKFNVVSDWYQADKTVVDPLVKEAAAKYAQEKKITPRKCED, encoded by the coding sequence ATGAAGCGTCTTAACCTGAAATTGGCCGCGGCGTTGATGGCCGCAACCGGCGCGCTGAGCGCCATCGCAACGCCGGCGGCGGCCGCCGAGGAACAATTCGTGCCGCTGCTGGTTTATCGCACGAGCTCGTTCGCACCACTGGGCATTCCATGGGCCGACGGCAAACTGGACTACCTCAAGCTGATCAACGAACGCGACGGCGGCGTCAACGGTGTGAAGATCGCCTACGAAGAGTGCGAAACTGCCTATGCCACCGATCGTGGCGTGGAGTGTTATGAACGGCTGAAGAACAAAGGCACGGGTGCCTCGGGCTTTGATTCTCAGTCCACCGGTATTACCTTCGCCGTGACGGACAAGGCCATGGTGGATAAGGTGCCGGTCGAGACCGTGGGCTATGGGCTGTCGCAATCGGTCGATGGCAGCGTCTTCGAATGGAACTTCCCACTGCTGGGTACGTACTGGACGGCCGCCGATGTGATGATCCAGGACATCGCCAAGAAAGAGGGCGGCATGGACAAGCTCAAGGGCAAGAAGATTGCCCTGGTCTATCACGACTCGCCCTATGGCAAGGAGCCGATCTCGGTATTGCAGAAACGCGCTGCCAAGGAAGGCTTTGAACTGCTGCTCTACCCGGTCACCGCTCCCGGCGTGGAACAGAAATCCACCTGGTTGCAGATCCGCCAGCAGCGCCCGGCCTACGTGTTGCTCTGGAGCGCGGGCATCATGACGCCGACTGCCATCCGCGAAGCGCAGGCAAGCGGCTATCCCCGCGACAAGATGTATGCCATCTGGTGGGCCGGTTCAGAGGGCGACGTCAAGGATCTTGGCGATGTCGCCAAAGGCTATAACGCCATCACGATTCACAACAGCGCCGGCAGCGGCAAGGTCTACGACGATCTCAAGAAATACGTCTACGACAAGGGCCAGGGTGCCGACAAATCCGGCAACACCACCCTGGGGACCATCGCCCACACACGCGGCATGATCATTTCCATGTTGCAAGTCGAGGCCATCCGCGCTGCGCAGGAGAAGTTCGGCAAAGGCAAGGCACTTACCCCCGAGCAGGTGCGTTGGGGCTTCGAGCATCTCAACCTTACCCAGGATCGCCTGAACGAGCTCGGTTTCGGTGAGATCATGCGTCCGGTCAAGACCAGCTGCAGCAACCATATGGGCGATGATTGGGCCCGTATCGTGCAGTGGGACGGCAAGAAGTTCAACGTCGTCTCCGACTGGTACCAGGCTGACAAGACGGTGGTCGACCCGTTGGTAAAGGAAGCCGCTGCCAAGTACGCGCAGGAAAAGAAGATCACGCCACGTAAGTGCGAGGACTGA
- a CDS encoding ABC transporter family protein, which yields MTVASPTPPSKVLLDVNGIEVIYNHVILVLKGVSLRVPEGKIVALLGANGAGKTTTLRAVSNLLKGERGDVTKGYIQYRDERIERLSPAELVKRGVVQVMEGRHCFAHLTIEENLLTGAYTRELSRGDISIALERVYQYFPRLKQRRGSQAGYTSGGEQQMTAIGRALMASPNMILLDEPSMGLAPQIVEEIFEIVRDLNQREGVSFLLAEQNTNIALRYADYGYILENGRVMMDGAASDLAQNEDVKEFYLGISSGERKSFRDQKFYRRRKRWLA from the coding sequence ATGACTGTCGCTTCCCCCACTCCGCCTTCCAAGGTGCTGCTCGATGTCAACGGCATCGAGGTCATCTACAACCACGTCATCCTGGTGCTCAAGGGCGTGTCCCTGCGCGTGCCAGAAGGCAAGATCGTGGCTTTGCTGGGCGCCAATGGCGCGGGCAAAACCACGACGTTGCGTGCCGTCTCCAATCTGCTCAAGGGCGAGCGCGGCGACGTCACCAAGGGCTACATCCAGTATCGCGACGAACGCATCGAGCGGCTCTCGCCCGCGGAGCTGGTCAAGCGCGGCGTGGTGCAGGTCATGGAGGGCCGGCATTGCTTTGCCCACCTGACCATCGAAGAAAACCTTTTGACCGGGGCCTATACACGCGAGCTTTCCCGAGGCGACATTAGCATCGCGCTTGAGCGCGTCTACCAGTATTTTCCGCGACTCAAGCAGCGACGCGGCAGCCAGGCCGGCTACACCTCCGGCGGCGAGCAGCAGATGACCGCCATCGGGCGCGCGCTGATGGCCAGCCCCAACATGATTCTTCTGGACGAGCCCTCGATGGGCCTGGCTCCGCAGATCGTCGAAGAAATCTTCGAGATCGTCCGCGACCTGAACCAGCGCGAAGGCGTCAGTTTCCTGCTTGCCGAACAGAACACCAATATTGCGCTGCGCTATGCCGATTACGGCTACATCCTGGAGAACGGTCGAGTGATGATGGATGGCGCGGCCAGCGACCTGGCGCAGAACGAAGACGTCAAGGAGTTCTACCTCGGCATCTCCAGCGGAGAGCGCAAAAGTTTCCGCGACCAGAAGTTCTATCGCCGCCGCAAGCGTTGGCTGGCCTGA